From the genome of Thauera chlorobenzoica:
AGTGGCCAGGTGCGTACTTCGGCCTTCGATACGAAGGCGGCCGGAGCGAGGGCGTTGATGGCGAAGATATCCACCCACGAGATGTGGTTGGCCACCAGCAGGCAGCCGGGGGCGATGGGTTCGCCTTCGGCCTCCAGCTCGATGCCGAGGATGCGCAGCAGGGCGCGCGACCAGCGCCGGCGCAGGGCACGGTGGATGTCGCGGCCGGTGAACGGGTAGACCAGTGCGACCGTCGCCACGCCGTACACGAGGTGCAGGCCGAGGCGCAGGTAGCGCCAGGCGCGCAGCACGGCAGGCGTGGCGGCGGTGGTGGCGGGGAGGGGGGCGGCGCGTTCGGTGCTCCCGGCGCCCTGTCCGGCGGGGAGCACGGGGGCGAGAGGGGCCAGAGGGGCGAAGGCGGCGGCGGGGGCGGCGGGCTTGTTCAGTCTTGGCGTCCCAGAAAATGGCGGGCGTAGCGGCCGTCGACCTGGTTCATCGGCATCAGGATCGGCAAATCGGCGGTGTTGAAGTCGGGGTCCCACGCCGGTTCGCCGCAGATCCATGCGCCGGCGCGCAGATAGCCCTTGATCAGCGCCGGCAGTTCGCTGGCGAGGTTGCCGCGCAGGGCGTCGAGCGGCAGCGGGCAGCGCGGGAAGACGTGGTATTCGAGCGGCGCCAGGTGCTCGCCGCGGAGGCGATTATACAGACTGGCCGCGGTGTGGCCGCCGTCGGCCATCGACACCGAGGCGCAGCCGATCAGGTATTCATAGCCGTTTTCCTGCATGTAGCGTGCCAGCCCCGACCACAGCAGCGCGATCACCGCGCCGCTGCGGTAGTCGGCGTCGATGCAGGCGCGGCCGATTTCCACCAGCCGGTGGCGCAGATGGTGCAGGCGGGTGAGGTCGAATTCGTTCTCGGAATAGTAGCCGCCGATCTTGCGTGCGGCGCTCGGCGACAGGATGCGGTAGGTGCCGACGATGCGCCCGGCGTCCTCGTCGCGCACGATCAGGTGTTCGCAGAAGGGATCGTAGAGGTCGCGATCGACCCCCGGGCTGCGGGTCGGCAGGCGCGCGCCCATCTCGTCGGCGAAGACCCGGTAGCGCAGTTTCTGTGCTTCGAGGATTTCGGTTTCGCAGCCGGCGAGGCCGACGTGCAGGTTGCGCGCCTTGCGCGGGGCGCGGTTCCGGTCGAGCTCGGGGGAATGGAAGCGGGGCTGGAGCATGGCGTGGTTCCGTCCTGTTCGGGTGGGGCCATTCTCGAAACCCGGCGTTGCGGGGCGGTGACGCAGCGGTTACGGTCCGGTGACGGGCCGGGTCCGTCCGCGGGGTCCGTCCGCCGGGTCCGTCCGTATAATGCGGACTTCGTTCATCCGCGCTGCCTTCCCTCCATGCCCATCCTCGTCTGCGGATCGGTCGCCTACGACTCGATCATGGTCTTCCAGGACCGCTTCAAGAACCACATCCTGCCCGAGCAGATCCACATCCTGAACGTGTCCTTCCTGGTGCCCGATCTGCGCCGCGAGTTCGGCGGCTGCGCCGGCAACATCGCCTACGGGCTGAAGCTGCTCGGCGCCGATCCGCTGGTGGTGGCGACCGTGGGCGAGGATGCGGGGCCGTATCGCGCCCGCTTCGAAGCCCTCGGCCTGCGCCAGGACTACGTGCGCGAAGTGCCCGGCACGTTCACCGCCCAGGCCTTCATCACCACCGACCTCGACGACAACCAGATCACCGCCTTCCACCCCGGGGCGATGTTCCATTCCCACCTCAACGACGTGCGCGAGGCGCGCGGGGCGGAGCTGGGCATCGTGTCGCCGGACGGCGCCGACGGCATGCTGCGCCACGCCGCCGGTTTTGCCGAGGCGGGGGTGCCGTTCGTGTTCGATCCCGGCCAGGCGCTGCCCATCCTCGGTAGCGAAGCGTTACTGAATTGCCTGCAGCAGGCGCGCTACTGTACGGTCAATGACTACGAGGCCCGCCTGATGTGCGACAAGACCGGGCGCAGCGAAGCCGAGCTGGCGCGCGAAGTCGAGGCCCTGGTGGTGACGCTGGGCGCGGAAGGCGCGCGCATCCACTGCCGCGGCGAACTGTTTACGGTGCCCGCGGTGACGGCCGATGCGCTCGTCGACCCCACCGGCTGCGGCGATGCCTACCGCGCCGGGCTGCTGTACGGCCTGGCCGCGGGCTGGGACGTGCGCAAGTGCGCGCGTCTGGCGGCGGTGATGGGGGCGATCAAGATCGCGCACCGCGGCGGGCAGAACTACCGGCCGGCGCGCGCCGAGATCGCCGCGCGCTTTGAACAGGCATTTGGAGAACAAGCATGGTGAAACGGATCGGAACGAAGTCGCGCGCGCTGGCCGGCGCGCTGGTCGCCGCGCTGGTGCTGGGCGGCTGCGCCCAGGGGCTGGGCGGGGGAAGCTACGCGCGCACCGAGGCGCGGCGGGCGATGACGGTGCAGTTCGGCACGATCGAGTCGGTGCGCGGGGTGCAGCTCGAAGGCACGAAGACGCCGGTCGGCCCGCTGGCCGGGGCGGCGGTTGGCGGCATCGCCGGCAGCTCGGTCGGCGGCGGCCGCGGCGCCGCGGTGGCAACGGTGATCGGTGCCGTTGCCGGCGGCCTGGCGGGCTCCGCGATCGAGGAAGGCGCGACCCGCACGGCGGGCGTCGAAGTGACGGTGCGCCTGGACAATGGCCAGTTCCTCGCCGTGGTGCAGGCCGACGAAGGCGAAGGTTTGCGTCCCGGCGAGCGCGTCCGGGTGCTGCGCGATGCCGGCACCACACGGGTGACGCGCTGAAACCGGAGGGCGTCGTCGATTGTTCGGCGACGGCAAGGGGTCAGGGGTAGAAGACGTACAGCCGGTAGCCGACCGGCGCCATGTCCGGGGTGGAAAAGGGCAGGCGGATGCCGAGGGCGCTGCGCCCCGGGAAGGCTTCGGCCGGATGGTCGGGGGGCAGCCAGTCGCGGGGGGCAGCACCCGCCGCGCCAGCGCCTGGTCGGCGGCGTCGTTCAGGGTCAGCTCCAGGTGGGGCCAGTCCTGCGCGTAGTCGGCGCGGTTGTTGATCGTCGCGTAAAGGACGAATTCGCCCGGCCGGCCGGGTTCTTCCTGCAGTTCGGTGGCTTCGATGGCGATCCGCTGTGCATCCCGCGGATAGGGCAGCGTGCACCCGGCGCGGGCGCAGGCGCTGGCCAGCAGGGGGCGCAGCCCGGGCAGGTCGCGGGCGATTTCGGCGCGGAACAGGTACAGCAGCTGGGCGCCCAGGGTGCCGGTCAGCAGGACCAGCGCCAGGGTGGTGGCGATGCGCACGAGCGGCGATGGGCGCTGCGGGCGGCCGCGAACACGGGGCTGCGGGCGAGGGGGCTCCGGGGGCGCGGGCCGTTCCGCGGGCGAGAGCGGCGGCGGTCCGGATTCGGGCTGCGGGGTGCGCCGCCCGGACTGTGGGCCGGGGAGCGGGCTCGCCGGGTCGGAAACTGGCTCCGGTGTTGCCGCGGGTGCCGGCGGATGCCGGCGGCGGCGCAACACGCCGGGGGCCTCGGCCGCGCTCGCCGTGTCCGGGGCGATTTTGTGCGCGACAGCGTCGAAGGGCCGCAGGCAGCGCCCGCAACGCACCTTCCCGCCCTGCGCATGGAGCTGCTCCGGACGCAGCCGGAACACCGTCTGGCAGGCGGGGCAGCGAGCGAGTGTCATGTGATCGTCATGGCCCGGGGCGCTGTCCTTCGAGCCGGACCCAGCCGTCCAGGCGGGCGCCGACCTGCAGCGCGATGAACGGCGCCCAGGCTTCGATGACCTGGTCGGCCTGGGTCTCGAGCACGCCCGACAGCGCCACTTGCCCGCCGGCGGCGACGCGCGCCGCGATCGCCGGGGCGAGCACGCACAGCGGATTGGTCAGGATGTTCGCCACCACCCGGTTGAAGGTCTCGTCGACCGGGATCGCGGAGTGCTGCAGGCGCAGGCGCACGCCGTTGCGCGCGGCGTTGTCGCGCGCGGCCTCCACCGCCTTCTCGTCGATGTCGACGCCGAGTACGTCGGCGGCGCCCAGCCGCGCCGCGGCAATGCCGAGGATGCCCGAGCCGCAGCCGTAGTCGAGCACGGTGCACCCGGGGCGCACGGTGTCGCACAGCCACTCCAGGCACAGCCGGGTGGTCGGGTGCGAGCCGGTGCCGAATGCCATCCCAGGGTCGAGCTCGATGTTGATCGCGCCGGGGTCGGGCGCTTCGTGCCACGAGGGCACGATCCACAGCCGCGCGGTGATGCGGATCGGGTCGAACTGGCTCTGCGTAAGCTGCACCCAGTTCTGCTCGGCGATTTCCGCGGTGGCGAACGGCGGCACGCCATCGAGGCCGGCGGCGTGCGCGGCCGCGGCGAGCATCGCCCCGAGTTCGGCGCTGCCGGTGTCGCCGTCGAACAGGGCGATGACCCGGCTATGCTCCCACAGCGCGCTGGGCAGGTGGCCGGGCTCGCCGAACTGGGGGGTTTCCGCGGCGGTGCCGGCGTCGGCGTCCTCGATCGACACCGACAGCGCGCCGGCTTCCATCAAGGCGTCCGACAGCGCTTCCGCACGGGCGGCATCGGCCTGCAGGGTGACCGAGATCCACATCGCTCAGCCCTTCACTTCGCTCTGGTCGGCGAGCTTGTGCTCCAGGTAGTGGATGCTGGTGCCGCCTTCGATGAAGCGCGGGTCGAGCATCAGGGTCTGGTGCAGCGGGATGTTGGTCTTGATCCCTTCGACCATCATCTCCGACAGCGCGATGCGCATGCGCCGGATCGCCTGGTCGCGGGTGTCGCCGTAGGCGATCAGCTTGCCGATCATCGAGTCGTAGTGCGGCGGCACGGTGTAGCCGTTGTACACGTGGGAGTCGACGCGGATGCCGGGGCCGCCGGGCGTGTGCCAGTTGCTGATGCGCCCGGGCGAGGGGGTGAACTTGAACGGGTCTTCGGCGTTGATCCGGCATTCGATCGAGTGGCCGCGGAATTCGATGTCGCGCTGGCGGAACCACAGCTTCTCGCCGGCGGCGATGCGCACCTGCGCCTGGACGATGTCGATGCCGGTGATCAGCTCGGTGACCGGGTGCTCGACCTGGACGCGGGTGTTCATCTCGATGAAGTAGAACTCGCCGTTCTCGTACAGGAACTCGAAGGTGCCGGCGCCACGGTAGCCGATGGTGCGGCAGGCTTCGGCGCAGCGTTCGCCGATCCTGGCGATCAGCTTGCGGTCGATGCCGGGGGCGGGGGCCTCCTCGATGACTTTCTGGTGGCGGCGCTGCATCGAGCAGTCGCGCTCGCCCAGGTACACCGCGTTGCCGTGCTGGTCGGCGAGCACCTGGATCTCGATATGGCGCGGGTTCTCGAGGAACTTCTCCATGTAGACGACCGGGTTGCCGAACGCCGCCTGGGCTTCGGCGCGGGTGGTGGCGACGGCGTTGAGCAGCGCCGCCTCGGTGTGCACCACGCGCATCCCGCGTCCGCCGCCGCCGCCGGCGGCCTTGATGATCACCGGATAGCCGACGGCGCGCGCGATCTTGATGGTCTCCTTCGCGTCTTCGGGCAGGGCGCCGTCCGAGCCGGGCACGCAGGGCACGCCGGCGGCCTTCATCGCGTCCTTGGCCGAGACCTTGTCGCCCATCAGGCGGATGGTGTCGGAGCGCGGGCCGATGAAAACGAAGCCGGATTGCTCGACGCGCTCGGCGAAGTCGGCGTTCTCCGACAGGAAGCCGTAGCCGGGGTGGATGGCTTCGGCGTCGGTGACCTCGGCCGCGGAGATGATCGCCGGTACGTTGAGGTAGCTCAGGCTGGACGGGGCGGGGCCGATGCACACCGACTCGTCGGCGAGGCGCACGTACTTGGCGTCGGTGTCGGCCTCGGAATGCACGGCGACGGTCTTGACGCCGAGCTCGCGGCAGGCGCGCAGGATGCGCAGGGCGATCTCGCCGCGGTTGGCAATGAGGATCTTCTCGAACATGGCCGAATCAGCCGATGACGAACAGGGGCTGGCCGTATTCGACCGGTTCGCCGTTGTCGACGAGGATCGCCTTGACCACCCCGCTGACGTCGGCTTCGATCTCGTTCATCAGCTTCATCGCTTCGATGATGCACAGGCGGTCGCCGGCGGCGACGCTCTGGCCGACGTCGGTCAGCGGCTTCGCCCCGGGGGAGCTGGCGCGGTAGAAGGTGCCGACCATCGGCGACTTGACCACATGCCCTTCGGGCAGGAGGTCGTCGCTGTCGGCGACCGGTGCCACGAGCGTGGCGCTGACGGTGGCGGCCGGCGCGGGGGCCGGCATGTGCGCGTAGTAGGCGCCGGGCACCGCCGCCGGATGCTTGGCGATGCGGACTTTTTCTTCGCCTTCGGTGACTTCCAGTTCGGAAATGCCCGATTCCTGGACGAGGTCGATGAGTTTCTTCAGCTTGCGCAGATCCATGGTTTTCTCCGGACAGGACGGCGCCGCCTGGACGGCGGTCGCGGTCGGGGATGGCTAGTGTTCTGGGTGCCGTCGGCGGGCGACGGAACGAAGGCGCGCGGCGGGCAGCTCGCAAGGCCGTGGCGGCCGGGCGCTGCCGGTGGGGCGGGAGGGGCGCGCGCCTCGCATGGGGCCTGCATCATGGCCCGGGATCGGGGCGGATCCGTCGGGCAAAACTACCGAAAAACCTTTTCCGGCGCGGTTCGGGCACGCTTTCAGGGTGGCTTCAGGTAGGCAGGTTGGGCGCTTCATGGCGGCAAGTTTGCCGCAATTGGCTGCACGTTGTCCACTTTTGGCGCATTTTGTGCGCGAATTCGGAGGGCTCAGGACGGCAGCAGTGCGCGGATTTTGCGCTCGAGTTCGTCGCGGTGCAAGGTGCCGAGCTTGATGTGGCGCACTTTGCCTTCGCGGTCGATGATGACCGTGAACGGCAGCGCGCGCGCGCTGTTGCCGAGCCCGGCGGCGAGTTCGAGCAGCTCGGGGCCGGCAATCAGCAGCGGGTAGGGCACGTTGAATTCTTCGTCGAAGGCGCGGAC
Proteins encoded in this window:
- a CDS encoding GNAT family N-acetyltransferase; this encodes MLQPRFHSPELDRNRAPRKARNLHVGLAGCETEILEAQKLRYRVFADEMGARLPTRSPGVDRDLYDPFCEHLIVRDEDAGRIVGTYRILSPSAARKIGGYYSENEFDLTRLHHLRHRLVEIGRACIDADYRSGAVIALLWSGLARYMQENGYEYLIGCASVSMADGGHTAASLYNRLRGEHLAPLEYHVFPRCPLPLDALRGNLASELPALIKGYLRAGAWICGEPAWDPDFNTADLPILMPMNQVDGRYARHFLGRQD
- the accB gene encoding acetyl-CoA carboxylase biotin carboxyl carrier protein, which codes for MDLRKLKKLIDLVQESGISELEVTEGEEKVRIAKHPAAVPGAYYAHMPAPAPAATVSATLVAPVADSDDLLPEGHVVKSPMVGTFYRASSPGAKPLTDVGQSVAAGDRLCIIEAMKLMNEIEADVSGVVKAILVDNGEPVEYGQPLFVIG
- the accC gene encoding acetyl-CoA carboxylase biotin carboxylase subunit, encoding MFEKILIANRGEIALRILRACRELGVKTVAVHSEADTDAKYVRLADESVCIGPAPSSLSYLNVPAIISAAEVTDAEAIHPGYGFLSENADFAERVEQSGFVFIGPRSDTIRLMGDKVSAKDAMKAAGVPCVPGSDGALPEDAKETIKIARAVGYPVIIKAAGGGGGRGMRVVHTEAALLNAVATTRAEAQAAFGNPVVYMEKFLENPRHIEIQVLADQHGNAVYLGERDCSMQRRHQKVIEEAPAPGIDRKLIARIGERCAEACRTIGYRGAGTFEFLYENGEFYFIEMNTRVQVEHPVTELITGIDIVQAQVRIAAGEKLWFRQRDIEFRGHSIECRINAEDPFKFTPSPGRISNWHTPGGPGIRVDSHVYNGYTVPPHYDSMIGKLIAYGDTRDQAIRRMRIALSEMMVEGIKTNIPLHQTLMLDPRFIEGGTSIHYLEHKLADQSEVKG
- a CDS encoding carbohydrate kinase family protein translates to MPILVCGSVAYDSIMVFQDRFKNHILPEQIHILNVSFLVPDLRREFGGCAGNIAYGLKLLGADPLVVATVGEDAGPYRARFEALGLRQDYVREVPGTFTAQAFITTDLDDNQITAFHPGAMFHSHLNDVREARGAELGIVSPDGADGMLRHAAGFAEAGVPFVFDPGQALPILGSEALLNCLQQARYCTVNDYEARLMCDKTGRSEAELAREVEALVVTLGAEGARIHCRGELFTVPAVTADALVDPTGCGDAYRAGLLYGLAAGWDVRKCARLAAVMGAIKIAHRGGQNYRPARAEIAARFEQAFGEQAW
- a CDS encoding outer membrane lipoprotein, translated to MVKRIGTKSRALAGALVAALVLGGCAQGLGGGSYARTEARRAMTVQFGTIESVRGVQLEGTKTPVGPLAGAAVGGIAGSSVGGGRGAAVATVIGAVAGGLAGSAIEEGATRTAGVEVTVRLDNGQFLAVVQADEGEGLRPGERVRVLRDAGTTRVTR
- the prmA gene encoding 50S ribosomal protein L11 methyltransferase; translated protein: MWISVTLQADAARAEALSDALMEAGALSVSIEDADAGTAAETPQFGEPGHLPSALWEHSRVIALFDGDTGSAELGAMLAAAAHAAGLDGVPPFATAEIAEQNWVQLTQSQFDPIRITARLWIVPSWHEAPDPGAINIELDPGMAFGTGSHPTTRLCLEWLCDTVRPGCTVLDYGCGSGILGIAAARLGAADVLGVDIDEKAVEAARDNAARNGVRLRLQHSAIPVDETFNRVVANILTNPLCVLAPAIAARVAAGGQVALSGVLETQADQVIEAWAPFIALQVGARLDGWVRLEGQRPGP